The Flavobacterium jumunjinense genome includes a region encoding these proteins:
- a CDS encoding AraC family transcriptional regulator, protein MNYQTFQPNIDLESLISCYWTLEVPAESDAQRQRIIPDGTIEMAFILGDDIKRYTSGDEFIIQPRAMVLGQTIEPFYIEPTGYVNTFAIRFYPYGFANFVSIPIKNLANKETPIDLLFGEKTANELEQKIIEATNSNERIEIIENFLLDKLNEKTTIDNIVKTTIDALLATNGSASISTILKEDLSKRRQLERNFKNQIGVSPKQLGKVIRLQTALKMLLNKKTENLTDIAYKSEYFDQAHFIKDFKEFTGINPKEFLGNENMALSTLFYK, encoded by the coding sequence ATGAACTACCAAACATTTCAACCAAATATTGATTTGGAATCTCTTATCAGTTGTTATTGGACTTTAGAAGTTCCTGCTGAATCTGATGCACAAAGACAGCGGATAATTCCAGACGGAACAATTGAAATGGCATTTATACTTGGAGACGACATTAAACGATATACTTCTGGAGATGAATTTATTATACAACCTCGTGCAATGGTTCTCGGACAAACAATTGAACCCTTTTATATTGAACCGACAGGCTACGTAAATACATTTGCAATTCGTTTTTATCCTTACGGTTTTGCGAATTTCGTATCAATACCGATTAAAAACTTGGCGAATAAGGAAACACCAATAGATTTGTTGTTTGGAGAAAAAACCGCAAACGAATTGGAACAAAAAATAATAGAGGCAACGAATAGTAATGAACGAATAGAAATAATTGAAAATTTTCTTTTAGATAAGTTAAACGAAAAAACTACAATCGACAATATCGTAAAAACTACTATTGATGCACTTTTAGCAACAAACGGAAGTGCTTCGATAAGCACAATTCTTAAAGAAGATTTATCAAAACGGAGACAACTTGAACGAAATTTCAAAAATCAAATTGGAGTTAGTCCAAAACAGTTAGGTAAAGTAATACGTTTGCAAACTGCTCTAAAAATGTTACTTAACAAGAAGACAGAGAACCTAACTGACATTGCATATAAAAGCGAATATTTTGACCAAGCACATTTCATAAAAGACTTTAAGGAGTTTACTGGAATTAACCCGAAGGAGTTTTTAGGCAATGAAAATATGGCACTATCTACCCTTTTCTACAAATAG
- a CDS encoding ligand-binding sensor domain-containing protein — MKSKFIKKGNQIFKGIHIILLLFLIVFTSCNGQKKENIVTKKAFPNKEKIKILADSISIPAENLPEFKTDPHIKESQGNQISGVVRTMLQDKNKNFWFGTQNGLSRYDGQSLVYFDIKNLNGKSITIKAIAEDKTGNLWIGHSDGITKYDGTYFINYTENDGLISNDVWSITTDRNGTVWIGTLQGACSFDGEKFSVLALPKAKPDPTRGVTSDKIVHNIMEDSQGQLWFSTNGGAYIYNGNTIIGISEKDGLCNDYVNQTVEDLKGNIWFATAHNGLCYYNGTKYTPIEISLFDKDISIGSVIEDSKGIIWFNADKRNLYSYNGKELTKHTIEIGDSSPGTFQIYEDQQQRLWFVGFKGAYRFDGNSFVNITRNGPW; from the coding sequence ATGAAAAGTAAATTCATTAAAAAAGGAAATCAAATCTTTAAAGGAATCCATATAATACTTCTTCTTTTTTTAATCGTATTTACCTCATGTAATGGTCAGAAAAAAGAGAATATAGTTACTAAAAAAGCATTCCCTAACAAAGAAAAAATTAAAATATTAGCAGATAGTATTAGTATCCCTGCTGAAAATCTTCCCGAGTTTAAAACCGACCCACATATAAAAGAATCCCAAGGAAATCAAATAAGCGGAGTTGTGCGCACAATGCTACAAGATAAAAATAAAAACTTTTGGTTTGGAACTCAAAACGGACTTTCCCGTTATGATGGTCAATCGCTAGTCTATTTCGATATTAAAAATTTAAATGGAAAAAGCATCACAATAAAAGCCATAGCAGAAGACAAAACTGGTAATTTATGGATAGGTCATTCTGATGGAATAACGAAATATGATGGCACCTATTTCATCAATTATACCGAAAATGATGGTTTAATTAGTAATGATGTTTGGAGTATTACAACCGATCGAAATGGAACTGTTTGGATAGGTACACTTCAAGGTGCATGTTCATTTGATGGTGAAAAATTTTCAGTATTAGCACTGCCAAAAGCCAAACCAGATCCAACTAGAGGAGTTACAAGCGATAAAATTGTACATAATATTATGGAAGATAGTCAAGGACAACTTTGGTTTAGTACCAATGGAGGAGCATATATATATAATGGCAATACTATAATAGGTATTTCAGAAAAAGACGGACTTTGCAATGATTATGTAAATCAAACAGTAGAAGATTTAAAAGGGAACATTTGGTTTGCAACTGCACACAACGGACTTTGCTACTATAATGGTACTAAATATACTCCAATTGAAATAAGTCTTTTTGACAAAGACATTAGTATTGGTAGTGTTATAGAAGATAGTAAAGGAATCATTTGGTTCAATGCAGACAAACGAAATTTATATAGCTATAATGGTAAAGAACTTACAAAACATACTATTGAAATTGGAGATTCTAGTCCTGGAACATTTCAAATCTATGAAGATCAACAACAACGATTATGGTTTGTTGGTTTTAAAGGAGCCTATCGTTTCGATGGAAATTCATTTGTTAATATTACAAGAAATGGTCCTTGGTAA
- the recG gene encoding ATP-dependent DNA helicase RecG, whose product MNLLETPIEYLKGVGPNRGELLRKELAIHKYGDLLNLFPNRYIDRTRYFKINQLQNNNSEVQIIGKIINIKTVEQKRGKRLVATFIDDTGEMELVWFQGHKWIREGLKINEVYVIFGKVSQFGSTFNMAHPDMELLAEHKASLRSAMQPVYPSTEKLANKGISNRVVNKLMQQLFLETHTLFSETLPTYLIEELKLISKKEALLNIHFPKNQDLLSKAQFRLKFEELFFIQLQLITKNLIRKHKIKGHPFEIIGDNFTNFYNNHLPFQLTNAQKRVIKEIRNDLGSNAQMNRLLQGDVGSGKTIVALLCMLIAKDNNFQSCLMAPTEILATQHFNGISELAKELDIKIELLTGSTKIAARRKIHEALENGELDILIGTHALLEDKVKFRNLGFAIIDEQHRFGVEQRSKLWKKNLIPPHVLVMTATPIPRTLAMSLYGDLDISVIDELPAGRKPIQTVHRYDSNRLKVWKFIKDEIAKGRQIYIVYPLIQESEKMDYKDLMDGYESISRDFPLPHYSISIVHGQMKPAEKEAEMQRFAAGKTNIMVATTVIEVGVNVPNASVMVIESAERFGLSQLHQLRGRVGRGAEQSYCVLMTGFKLSEDSKIRMETMVRTNDGFEISEVDLKLRGPGDIMGKQQSGVLNLQIADIVKDKDILQLARHHAVKLLKDDAPMEKPEHKKLREVFLEISKKQTIWNYIS is encoded by the coding sequence ATGAATCTACTCGAAACACCTATTGAATATCTTAAAGGAGTTGGCCCTAACAGAGGAGAACTGCTACGTAAAGAATTGGCTATTCATAAATATGGTGATTTATTAAACCTATTTCCTAATCGATATATTGATAGAACCCGCTATTTTAAGATAAATCAGCTTCAAAATAACAATTCTGAAGTACAGATAATTGGTAAAATCATAAATATCAAAACGGTAGAACAAAAGCGAGGCAAACGTTTAGTGGCTACTTTTATAGACGACACAGGAGAAATGGAACTAGTATGGTTTCAAGGACACAAATGGATTCGTGAAGGATTAAAAATCAATGAAGTATATGTAATATTTGGAAAAGTAAGTCAGTTTGGAAGTACATTCAATATGGCACATCCTGATATGGAATTATTAGCAGAACACAAAGCCAGTCTTCGTTCTGCCATGCAACCGGTCTACCCTAGTACAGAAAAATTAGCAAATAAAGGCATTTCAAACAGAGTAGTAAACAAGTTGATGCAACAACTTTTTTTAGAAACGCATACTTTATTTTCTGAAACACTACCAACCTACTTAATTGAAGAATTAAAGCTAATTTCTAAAAAAGAAGCCTTATTAAATATTCATTTTCCTAAAAACCAGGACTTACTTTCGAAAGCACAATTCCGATTAAAATTTGAAGAATTGTTTTTTATACAATTACAATTAATTACAAAAAACCTAATTCGTAAACATAAAATTAAAGGACACCCTTTTGAAATTATTGGAGATAATTTTACTAATTTTTATAACAATCATCTTCCTTTTCAATTAACCAATGCTCAAAAAAGAGTAATTAAAGAGATTCGAAATGACTTAGGAAGTAATGCACAAATGAATCGATTACTTCAAGGTGATGTTGGTTCTGGTAAAACAATTGTTGCATTACTTTGCATGTTGATAGCAAAAGATAATAACTTTCAAAGTTGCTTAATGGCACCTACAGAAATTTTAGCAACACAACATTTTAATGGTATTTCAGAATTAGCTAAAGAACTGGATATTAAGATAGAACTACTCACTGGTTCAACCAAAATTGCAGCTAGAAGAAAAATTCATGAAGCATTAGAAAATGGAGAATTAGACATCCTAATTGGAACACATGCCTTATTAGAAGATAAGGTTAAATTCAGAAATTTAGGCTTTGCAATTATAGATGAACAACATCGTTTTGGTGTAGAGCAGCGTAGTAAATTATGGAAGAAAAATTTAATTCCTCCTCACGTACTCGTTATGACGGCTACTCCTATTCCTAGAACATTAGCAATGAGCTTATATGGTGATTTAGATATTTCTGTTATCGATGAATTACCAGCAGGAAGAAAACCCATTCAAACCGTTCACCGTTATGATAGCAATCGTTTAAAAGTATGGAAATTCATTAAAGATGAAATTGCAAAGGGCAGACAAATCTATATCGTATATCCGTTAATTCAAGAATCCGAAAAAATGGATTATAAAGATTTAATGGACGGTTACGAAAGTATTTCAAGAGATTTTCCACTACCCCATTATTCCATTTCTATTGTGCACGGACAAATGAAACCTGCTGAAAAAGAAGCCGAAATGCAACGTTTTGCTGCTGGAAAAACAAATATAATGGTAGCCACAACAGTTATAGAAGTCGGCGTAAATGTACCCAATGCCTCTGTAATGGTTATAGAAAGTGCCGAACGTTTTGGACTCTCCCAACTTCATCAGTTAAGAGGTCGTGTAGGTCGTGGAGCCGAACAAAGTTATTGTGTATTAATGACAGGCTTTAAATTGAGTGAAGACAGTAAAATTAGAATGGAAACCATGGTACGAACTAATGATGGATTCGAAATTTCTGAGGTCGATTTAAAGTTACGTGGTCCAGGAGACATTATGGGAAAACAACAAAGTGGTGTTTTAAATCTTCAAATTGCAGATATTGTGAAAGATAAAGACATTTTGCAATTGGCACGACATCATGCTGTAAAACTCTTAAAAGACGATGCTCCAATGGAAAAACCTGAGCATAAAAAATTACGAGAAGTTTTTTTAGAAATCAGTAAAAAACAAACCATTTGGAATTATATTAGCTAA